In Macadamia integrifolia cultivar HAES 741 chromosome 1, SCU_Mint_v3, whole genome shotgun sequence, a single window of DNA contains:
- the LOC122079152 gene encoding uncharacterized protein LOC122079152 yields the protein MHISSSMEKLAQLYIDNIVRYHGVPIIIVSDYDSRYTSKFWESVQKAMKTKLNFSTTFHPQTDRQIERTIQTLEVMLRACVVDMSYSWDEHIPLVEFANNSSYQSTIGMAPFEALYGKKCRTPLHWDEVGERKILEPELVEATCEKVDWIRERIKVAQSKQKSYADNRRKPLEFEVGEKKYIPDPSHVLHVTEPLELDDDLSNEEQPKGIFDRKEYQLWSRTIPYVKIKLKNHRKQEASWVREDEVKEKYQELFESPGEPPSIFRRKRLVPSSLNPKESPEEPPSSFGLKRRVSTGPNPTESPNEPPSSFVLKRLAPNGQNPAESSDEPPSNFGLKRLVPTGPNPKESP from the exons ATGCATATATCTTCCTCTATGGAGAAGTTGGCACAATTGTACATTGATAACATAGTGAGATATCATGGTGTGCCTATCATCATTGTTTCTGACTATGATTCCCGCTACACTTCTAAATTCTGGGAAAGTGTGCAAAAGGCAATGAAAACTAAACTGAACTTTAGCACAACATTCCATCCTCAGACAGATAGGCAGATAGAAAGAACAATTCAAACTTTAGAAGTTATGTTGAGGGCCTGTGTTGtagatatgagctatagttgggatgagcatataCCATTAGTTGAATTTGCAAATAATAGCAGTTATCAATCAACTATTGGTATGGCACCTTTTGAAGCTCTGTATGGAAAGAAATGTAGAACCCCATTacattgggatgaagtaggagaaagaaaaattttggaACCTGAATTGGTAGAGGCCACCTGTGAGAAGGTAGATTGGATCAGGGAAAGAATTAAAGTAGCTCAATCCAAACAGaaaagctatgcagacaacAGGAGAAAGCCATTAGAGTTTGAagtgggtgaaaaa AAATACATTCCAGATCCTTCACATGTACTACATGTTACGGAACCTttggagttggatgatgatttgAGTAATGAAGAGCAACCTAAAGGAATATTTGATAGGAAAGAATACCAACTCTGGAGTCGAACCATTCCATATGTGAAGATCAAGTTGAAGAACCATCGGAAGCAAGAAGCCTCATGGGTGAGAGAAGATGAAGTAAAGGAGAAGTACCAAGAACTGTTTG AGTCACCTGGAGAGCCTCCATCGATTTTTAGGCGTAAAAGACTTGTTCCATCGAGCCTAAATCCTAAAGAATCTCCTGAAGAGCCGCCATCAAGTTTTGGACTTAAAAGGCGTGTTTCAACTGGCCCAAATCCTACAGAATCTCCCAATGAGCCTCCATCAAGTTTTGTGCTTAAAAGGCTTGCTCCAAATGGCCAAAATCCTGCAGAATCTTCCGATGAGCCTCCATCAAATTTTGGGCTTAAAAGGCTTGTTCCAACTGGCCCAAATCCTAAAGAATCTCCTTAA